Below is a genomic region from candidate division KSB1 bacterium.
CGTGGCGTTGCAAGAAACCCAGCGTCTGCGCCGCGATTTGGAGGAAAGCTGGCGCGAGCGTGGCGAGCGTTCCGAAGCCGGTTCCCCCGAGCAACCGCAAGGCGGAAATCGCAGCGGCCAGCAAAATCAAAATCCTCAATTCGCGCCGAATGGCTCGCCGTCGGGCGGGATGCCGTCGGATCAGCGCTTGCGCCCGGAGGAAATGAATTGGTGGTCGGAGCGGATGTGGCAGGGCCTTCGCGATCTCGAAAAGATCAGCCCGTTTTTGCGCGCCGACACGGCGCTCGCCGACGATTACGCGCGCTTGATGCAAAGCTATCGCGGCGCGGTGCGAACTTTCCGCGGCGGCGATCCGCTGCGCCGCGATCAAATCGAAAAGCAGTTGCTCGACCCGCTGCGCCGCTTCGAAGCGGAGCTGGCGACGCGGCTCGCCGTTTTGCAAAATCAGCAGCAAATGCTCACCGCCCGCGACGAGCCGGTGCCGGCGCAGTATCGCGAGATGGTGGATAAGTATTTTGAGATGCTGTCGAAAAAGCGTTAGACTGTTTGCCGATCAGTCCGTAGTGAGTATTTTTTCAACTCCTTAAATTGAAACAAGAAGATGATTGGGTTTGCTTGTTAAACTGGCTGACGGGTCAACCGACTAAGCGTCAAACATCAACATCATGACAACAAGGAGGAAGGATGATGAAAAAAGTTTTCGTTATCGCAGCCACGTTGGCATTGGCTTCGACCGCGTTATTCGCGCAAGATTTCGCTTTGCAGCGCCTGGAGAAATCGCCGCGGCATCACGAATGGGTGGCGGTCAAACATGGCGACCGCACCGTTCATGCTTTTCTGGTGTTTCCCGAGGTCAAAAACAAAGCGCTTGCGGTTGTGGTCATCCATGAGAATCGTGGGTTGACGGATTGGGTGCGCAGCGTGGCGGATCAATTGGCCGAGGCCGGTTACATCGCCATCGCGCCGGACTTGCTCTCCGGCATGGCGCCAAACGGCGGCAAGACGAGCGACTTTCCGAGCGGCGATGCCGCGCGTGAGGCGATTTCCAAAGTGACGCCTGAACAAGCCACCGCCGATCTGAACGCCGTCGCGGATTATGTGGCGAAGCTGCCGGCGGCCAATGGAAAAGTCGCGGTCGCCGGGTTTTGCTGGGGCGGGCGCCAATCGTTTCGTTTTGCCACCAATCGCCCGAGCTTGGCGGCGGCGT
It encodes:
- a CDS encoding dienelactone hydrolase family protein, encoding MKKVFVIAATLALASTALFAQDFALQRLEKSPRHHEWVAVKHGDRTVHAFLVFPEVKNKALAVVVIHENRGLTDWVRSVADQLAEAGYIAIAPDLLSGMAPNGGKTSDFPSGDAAREAISKVTPEQATADLNAVADYVAKLPAANGKVAVAGFCWGGRQSFRFATNRPSLAAAFVFYGNGPDSSDIARIKCPVYGFYGGNDARVNATIPQTAAWMKQAGKIFEPVIYNGAGHGFMRSGEEPNAEVANKKARDEGWVRWKNLLKKI